One part of the Vanessa atalanta chromosome 4, ilVanAtal1.2, whole genome shotgun sequence genome encodes these proteins:
- the LOC125077547 gene encoding N-acetylgalactosaminyltransferase 6: MIVMRRYFFRILRLRNLLAITSLVILLYLVKNITEIKSIADVAKPVQESLQNILQKENDEEYFVPTSLKKIDWHNYQQIDYERKRVGIGEHGLPAHLPQKDSAIEKELYSVNGFNGALSDKIPLNRSLPDIRHQGCHKRMYIESLPTISVVVPFHNEHWSTLLRTAYSVLNRSPTFLIKEVFLVDDASTKDFLGKKLDDYVSKHLPKVKVIRLENRSGLIAARLAGAKQASADVLVFLDSHTEANVNWLPPLLEPIAMNYRTVVCPFIDVVAFDTFEYRAQDEGARGAFDWELFYKRLPVLPQDLQHMPEPFESPVMAGGLFAISRVFFWELGGYDAGLDIWGGEQYELSFKIWQCGGRMLDAPCSRVGHIYRKFAPFPNPGHGDFVGRNYRRVAEVWMDEYAQYLYRRRPHYLRIEPGDLTRQKALRQKLHCKSFRWFMTQVAFDLTAKYPPIEPNPFAEGQIRPAQQAALCVDAHRGAQLDALQLKACTRAAAAEQDFVLSWHKDVRSKSRNMCWDVPDSSPKSPILLYSCHLGGGNQLWRYHPDTKRLKHGTNDNCLDWDPPTRALYIKPCDDSSRTQEWIIDNVDNEMLDKWDSIAKRVTGPVETYNE, from the exons ATGATAGTGATGAGGCGATACTTTTTTAGAATCTTGAGGCTTCGTAACCTTTTAGCCATCACatcattagttatattattgtacTTAGTCAAAAACATCactgaaattaaatcaatagcAGATGTTGCCAAACCAGTGCAAGAAtctttacaaaacattttacagAAGGAAAATGATGAAGAATACTTTGTGCCAACCAGCTTAAag aaaattGATTGGCATAATTATCAACAAATTGATTATGAAAGAAAACGAGTTG gtaTCGGAGAACATGGTCTACCAGCTCATCTCCCACAGAAAGATTCTGCAATAGAGAAGGAACTTTATTCTGTAAATGGATTCAATGGTGCCCTTAGTGACAAGATACCTCTTAATCGCTCTCTACCAGATATACGTCATCAAGGTTGCCACAAGAGAATGTATATAGAATCGTTACCTACAATTAGTGTTGTTGTGCCTTTTCATAATGAACACTGGAGTACATTGCTCAGAACTGCATACAGTGTACTCAACAGATCaccaacatttttaataaaggaaGTATTTCTAGTTGATGATGCCAGTACTAAAG ACTTTCTCGGAAAAAAGTTAGACGATTATGTATCGAAACACTTGCCTAAAGTTAAAGTTATCCGTTTGGAAAACCGTAGTGGATTAATCGCTGCAAGATTAGCCGGAGCTAAGCAGGCGAGTGCCGATGTTCTGGTGTTTTTGGACTCTCACACTGAAGCTAATGTCAACTGGCTACCACCCTTGCtag AGCCGATCGCGATGAACTACCGCACAGTGGTGTGTCCGTTCATCGACGTGGTGGCGTTCGACACGTTCGAGTACCGCGCGCAGGACGAGGGCGCCCGCGGGGCCTTCGACTGGGAGCTGTTCTACAAGCGCCTGCCCGTGCTGCCGCAGGACCTGCAGCACATGCCGGAGCCCTTCGA GAGCCCGGTGATGGCGGGCGGGCTGTTCGCGATCTCGCGCGTGTTCTTCTGGGAGCTCGGCGGGTACGACGCCGGCCTCGACATCTGGGGCGGGGAGCAGTACGAGCTCAGCTTCAAG ATCTGGCAGTGCGGGGGTCGCATGCTGGACGCGCCGTGTTCCCGGGTGGGACACATCTACCGCAAGTTCGCGCCCTTCCCGAACCCCGGACACGGAGATTTCGTGGGACGG AATTACAGACGCGTGGCCGAGGTGTGGATGGACGAATACGCGCAGTACCTGTACCGCCGCCGCCCGCACTACTTGCGCATCGAGCCCGGAGACCTCACCCGGCAGAAGGCACTACGGCAGAAGCTGCACTGCAAATCATTCCGCTGGTTCATGACGCAG GTTGCTTTTGATCTGACTGCGAAATATCCGCCGATCGAGCCGAATCCCTTTGCAGAGGGACAG ATCCGGCCGGCGCAGCAGGCGGCGCTCTGCGTGGACGCGCACCGCGGCGCGCAGCTGGACGCGCTGCAGCTCAAGGCCTGcacgcgcgccgccgccgccgagcAGGACTTCGTGCTCTCCTGGCACAAGGACGTGCG gTCCAAGAGTAGAAACATGTGCTGGGATGTGCCGGATTCTTCTCCCAAGAGTCCAATACTTCTTTACAGCTGCCATCTTGGTGGAGGAAATCAATTATGGAGATATCACCCG GATACGAAACGCTTAAAACACGGCACCAACGACAACTGCCTCGACTGGGACCCGCCCACGCGCGCTCTGTACATTAAACCCTGCGATGACTCCTCCCGCACTCAAGAGTGGATCATAGACAACGTGGACAACGAGATGCTGGACAAGTGGGACAGCATCGCGAAACGAGTCACTGGACCGGTTGAGACGTACAatgagtaa